One region of Natronorubrum aibiense genomic DNA includes:
- a CDS encoding ABC transporter ATP-binding protein, which translates to MSSEALTRREKLRGLYLVATYRPLVTLCLVLCSGVVAVLEGVGVSFIIPIIELAQSSGEAAAQDDAFVGAFLTAFELVGIPFTLGYIVVTVSAVITVRFVSSFVVAWMRVSLRTNYVRELQSRAFRKALDARVAYFDAEGSDDVLNAIVTQAEYAGKAIRDFIRCFEQVLLIVVYLAVAFYISPLMTVAAGVAIVVLTVFIRNVLEGGYDLGERVAAANEGIQQNVQTGTQGIRDVKLIGMTESVYDQFSTHLERFTTSSIKLGRNEAAISSAYNLSIAVLVFGLIYVSITFADLSLGALAAFLFVMFQVGPRVSSANEYFYKVEGRLPHLVRTQQFIEELEANQDLQGGNRPVPDTPTPIAFEDVSFAYEDDEPVLRNLSFRVDDGEFVAFVGQSGEGKSTIAALLARLYAPDDGEITADGTPIDEFDTAAWRSRIAFVRQDPYIFNETLLENVTVGNPDATRAAVEEACDIAQVTEFLDELPDGYDTELGDDGVRLSGGQRQRVALARALLEDADILVLDEATSDLDATIERRVQDGIESMSREYTIIAIAHRLSTVRDADRIYALEDGTIAERGNHGQLLEQDGAYAELYAVQ; encoded by the coding sequence ATGTCTTCCGAGGCTCTGACGCGTCGTGAAAAACTCCGGGGGTTGTATCTGGTCGCGACCTATCGGCCGCTCGTAACACTCTGTCTCGTCCTCTGTAGTGGCGTCGTCGCTGTCCTCGAGGGGGTGGGAGTGAGTTTCATTATCCCGATCATCGAACTGGCCCAGTCGTCCGGCGAGGCCGCGGCTCAGGACGATGCGTTCGTCGGTGCGTTCTTGACGGCTTTCGAACTCGTCGGGATCCCGTTTACGCTCGGCTACATCGTGGTGACCGTCAGTGCGGTCATTACGGTTCGATTCGTGTCGTCGTTCGTCGTCGCGTGGATGCGCGTCTCGCTTCGCACGAACTACGTCCGTGAGCTACAGTCTCGCGCGTTCAGAAAAGCGCTCGACGCTCGAGTCGCATACTTCGACGCCGAAGGCTCAGACGACGTGCTCAACGCGATCGTCACGCAAGCGGAGTACGCCGGGAAAGCGATCAGGGACTTCATCAGGTGTTTCGAACAGGTGCTGTTGATCGTGGTGTACCTCGCCGTCGCGTTCTACATCTCACCGCTCATGACGGTCGCCGCCGGAGTTGCCATCGTGGTCCTGACGGTTTTCATCCGAAACGTTCTCGAGGGCGGCTACGACCTCGGCGAGCGGGTGGCAGCGGCAAACGAGGGCATCCAACAGAACGTTCAGACGGGCACACAGGGGATCAGGGATGTGAAACTTATCGGAATGACCGAGTCAGTGTACGACCAGTTCTCGACTCACCTCGAGCGATTCACCACCTCGTCGATCAAACTTGGTCGCAACGAAGCCGCGATTAGCTCCGCCTACAACCTCTCGATCGCCGTCCTCGTGTTCGGCCTGATTTACGTCTCGATCACGTTCGCCGATCTCTCGCTCGGTGCGCTGGCCGCGTTCCTGTTCGTTATGTTTCAGGTTGGCCCCCGCGTCAGCAGCGCAAACGAGTACTTCTACAAGGTCGAGGGACGGCTTCCACATCTGGTTCGCACGCAGCAGTTCATCGAGGAACTCGAGGCGAATCAGGACTTACAGGGTGGAAACCGACCGGTTCCGGACACTCCCACGCCGATCGCATTCGAGGACGTCTCGTTTGCCTACGAGGACGACGAACCGGTGTTACGGAACCTCTCCTTTCGCGTCGACGATGGGGAGTTCGTCGCGTTCGTCGGCCAGTCCGGCGAAGGCAAGTCGACGATCGCGGCGCTACTCGCCCGACTGTACGCGCCCGACGACGGCGAGATTACCGCCGATGGCACACCGATCGACGAGTTCGACACCGCAGCGTGGCGATCCCGAATCGCGTTCGTTCGCCAGGACCCGTACATCTTCAACGAAACGCTCCTCGAGAACGTCACCGTCGGCAATCCAGACGCGACCCGCGCGGCGGTCGAGGAGGCCTGCGACATCGCGCAAGTCACCGAATTCCTCGACGAACTGCCCGACGGCTACGACACCGAACTCGGCGACGACGGCGTTCGCCTCTCCGGCGGTCAGCGCCAGCGCGTCGCACTCGCTCGAGCCCTCCTCGAGGACGCGGATATCCTGGTGCTCGACGAAGCGACGAGCGATCTCGACGCGACCATCGAACGGCGCGTTCAAGACGGCATCGAGTCGATGTCCCGCGAGTACACTATCATCGCGATCGCACATCGACTCTCGACCGTCCGCGACGCCGACCGCATCTACGCGCTCGAAGACGGGACGATCGCCGAACGAGGGAATCACGGACAGTTGCTCGAGCAAGACGGTGCGTACGCGGAGCTGTACGCGGTCCAGTAG
- a CDS encoding DUF192 domain-containing protein, translating to MALERVWSVLVAVLAVSLIGLLVFQLGLVTPPWAESQADVRVLDGDTGDELAAIDVEVADTPSERYTGLSDHESLEDGHGMLFVHSSEDERTYVMREMDFDIDIIFIGADGEITAIEHARAPEPGEDGNDLEYSGQAKWVLEVPRGYTDETGIEVGDEVVIDYE from the coding sequence ATGGCTCTCGAGCGCGTCTGGTCGGTGCTGGTGGCCGTTCTCGCCGTTTCACTGATCGGCCTGCTCGTCTTCCAACTCGGGCTCGTGACCCCGCCGTGGGCAGAATCACAAGCCGACGTACGGGTCCTCGACGGCGACACCGGCGACGAGCTGGCCGCGATCGACGTCGAGGTAGCCGACACGCCGTCAGAGCGATACACCGGCCTGAGCGACCACGAGTCACTCGAGGACGGCCACGGAATGTTGTTCGTCCATTCGAGCGAGGACGAGCGCACGTACGTCATGCGCGAGATGGACTTCGACATCGACATCATCTTCATCGGTGCCGACGGCGAGATCACGGCGATCGAGCACGCTCGCGCGCCCGAGCCCGGCGAGGACGGCAACGACCTCGAGTACAGCGGGCAGGCGAAGTGGGTTCTCGAGGTGCCACGTGGCTACACCGACGAAACCGGCATCGAAGTCGGGGACGAGGTCGTCATCGACTACGAGTGA
- a CDS encoding ABC transporter ATP-binding protein encodes MQDVDWEKDDPFEDQRDRIESPMRRLLFEYGRPYWVSVTVGLISSVLARALDLLPALMLAVAIDAIFGDAVFADQVPLVLLPEAWLPATAEGQFAFVATAIAASFVFGALFHWLRNWGFNSFSQEIQHDVRTATYDKMQRLDMEFFASKQTGEMMSVLSNDVNQLERFLNEGMNSATRLVVMVVGISLLLFWLNPQLALVSLAPVPLIAAFTYVFVKKIQPKYAAVRSSVGKVNSRLENNLGGIGVIKSSNTERYESDRVEDVSRKYYDTNWEAIWLRIRFFPALQLISGIGFVLTFAVGGYWIFTGSGPGPFTGTLQTGTFVAFILYTQQLVWPMAQFGQVINMYQRASASSERIFGLMDEEGRIERDDGANALEVSEGAVEYDSVSFAYENQGTSSTAESDDQPDTGDVQSERIIDDISFDVDGGETVALVGPTGAGKSTVLKLLLRLYDVDEGAIRIDDQDVRDVSLSSLRQSMGYVGQESFLFYGSVEENITYGTFDASREEIVAAAKAAEAHEFIQNLPDGYDTMVGERGVKLSGGQRQRVAIARAVLKDPDILVLDEATSDVDTETEMLIQRSIDDLTEDRTTFAIAHRLSTIKDADQILVLEDGRIVERGTHEQLLDNDGLYSHLWGVQAGEIDELPQEFIERAQRRQARTEVEIDD; translated from the coding sequence ATGCAGGACGTCGACTGGGAGAAAGACGACCCGTTCGAGGATCAGCGAGATCGGATCGAGAGTCCGATGCGGCGGCTGCTCTTCGAATACGGCCGGCCGTACTGGGTTTCGGTCACCGTTGGGCTCATCTCGAGCGTGCTCGCGCGGGCGCTCGATCTCTTACCTGCGCTTATGCTTGCGGTCGCGATCGACGCCATCTTCGGCGATGCCGTCTTCGCTGACCAGGTGCCGCTCGTACTCTTGCCGGAGGCGTGGCTTCCGGCGACGGCCGAAGGGCAGTTCGCGTTCGTCGCGACCGCCATCGCAGCGTCGTTCGTCTTCGGCGCGCTGTTTCACTGGCTTCGAAACTGGGGCTTTAACTCCTTCTCACAGGAGATCCAACACGACGTCCGGACCGCGACCTACGACAAGATGCAGCGACTCGACATGGAGTTTTTCGCCTCGAAACAGACCGGCGAGATGATGTCGGTACTAAGTAACGACGTCAACCAACTCGAGCGGTTTCTCAACGAAGGGATGAACTCGGCGACGCGACTGGTCGTGATGGTCGTCGGTATCTCACTTTTGTTGTTCTGGCTCAACCCGCAGTTGGCGCTGGTTTCGCTCGCGCCCGTCCCGTTGATTGCGGCTTTTACCTACGTATTCGTCAAGAAGATCCAGCCGAAGTACGCTGCCGTCCGGTCGTCGGTCGGGAAAGTAAACTCGAGACTCGAGAACAACCTCGGCGGGATCGGCGTCATCAAATCCTCGAACACGGAACGCTACGAATCGGATCGCGTCGAGGACGTGTCCCGGAAGTACTACGACACGAACTGGGAGGCGATTTGGCTTCGCATTCGGTTTTTCCCCGCTCTCCAGCTAATCTCGGGAATTGGTTTCGTACTGACCTTTGCCGTCGGTGGCTACTGGATCTTCACCGGAAGTGGCCCAGGTCCGTTTACGGGCACGCTCCAGACCGGGACGTTCGTCGCCTTCATCCTCTATACGCAGCAACTCGTCTGGCCCATGGCCCAGTTCGGGCAGGTCATCAACATGTACCAGCGTGCGTCGGCCTCGAGCGAGCGCATCTTCGGCCTGATGGACGAGGAGGGCCGGATCGAACGCGACGACGGAGCCAACGCACTCGAGGTCAGCGAGGGGGCCGTCGAGTACGACAGCGTGAGTTTCGCATACGAGAACCAGGGAACGTCGTCGACCGCGGAGAGCGACGATCAGCCTGACACGGGAGACGTCCAGTCGGAGCGCATCATCGACGACATCTCGTTCGACGTCGACGGCGGCGAGACGGTCGCGCTCGTCGGCCCGACGGGAGCGGGGAAGTCGACTGTCCTCAAACTCCTGTTGCGGCTGTACGACGTGGACGAGGGTGCGATCCGGATCGACGATCAGGACGTTCGGGACGTCTCGCTCTCGAGTCTCCGCCAGTCGATGGGCTATGTCGGTCAGGAGTCGTTCCTGTTCTACGGCTCCGTCGAGGAGAACATTACCTACGGCACCTTCGACGCGAGTCGCGAGGAAATCGTTGCGGCCGCCAAAGCGGCGGAGGCCCACGAGTTCATCCAGAACCTGCCCGATGGGTACGACACCATGGTCGGCGAACGCGGCGTCAAACTCTCCGGCGGCCAGCGCCAGCGCGTCGCCATCGCCCGCGCAGTGCTCAAAGACCCCGATATTCTAGTGCTCGACGAGGCGACCAGCGACGTCGACACCGAGACCGAGATGCTCATTCAGCGCTCGATCGACGACCTGACCGAAGATCGAACCACCTTCGCCATCGCCCACCGACTCTCGACGATCAAAGACGCCGACCAGATCCTGGTCTTGGAGGACGGCCGAATCGTCGAGCGCGGAACCCACGAGCAATTGCTCGACAACGACGGGCTCTACTCACACCTCTGGGGCGTCCAGGCTGGCGAGATCGACGAACTGCCACAGGAGTTCATCGAACGCGCGCAACGCCGTCAGGCGAGGACAGAAGTCGAAATCGACGACTAA
- a CDS encoding DUF5789 family protein codes for MSDDSRELGVELGDLGDDLESAEYPMSEAELFDQHGDEEIEMGDETATLEELLEPLNEDEYGSADEIKQAIMNMVGDDAIGRKNYSDRTPPAMGEDRQDEGAPDQEGQREQESF; via the coding sequence ATGAGTGACGATAGTCGCGAACTAGGCGTCGAACTCGGCGACCTGGGTGACGACCTCGAGAGCGCGGAGTATCCGATGAGCGAAGCCGAACTGTTCGATCAGCACGGCGACGAGGAGATCGAAATGGGTGACGAGACAGCGACCCTCGAGGAACTGCTCGAGCCGCTAAACGAAGACGAGTACGGGTCGGCAGACGAGATCAAACAGGCGATCATGAACATGGTCGGCGACGACGCGATCGGGCGGAAAAACTACAGCGACCGAACGCCGCCCGCGATGGGCGAAGACCGTCAAGACGAGGGTGCGCCGGACCAAGAGGGACAGCGCGAACAAGAGTCGTTTTAG
- a CDS encoding creatininase family protein, whose translation MDLTDATWTDVRDLETDLAVVPVGSTEQHGPHAPLGTDVLTAEAVADAGLERVDREVVRAPAIPVGIAEEHRQFPGTMWVTPETFRDYVREAVESLTHHGFDRIVIVNGHGGNVDALREVGATVTRTGDAFAVPFTWFEAVGDHSADMGHGGPLETALLRHCEPGLVREDRIDEASTGGAERWGEWVSYANLAYDSAEFTDNGVVGDPGAGDETRGEELLELAADSLARLLEAVAERDVSRPDRR comes from the coding sequence ATGGACCTCACCGATGCAACGTGGACGGACGTCCGCGATCTCGAGACCGATCTCGCGGTCGTCCCCGTCGGCAGCACGGAACAACACGGCCCGCACGCGCCGCTTGGCACGGACGTACTGACCGCCGAAGCGGTCGCCGACGCCGGCCTCGAGCGAGTCGACCGCGAGGTCGTGCGAGCGCCGGCGATTCCCGTCGGCATCGCTGAGGAACACCGCCAGTTCCCTGGAACGATGTGGGTTACTCCGGAGACGTTTCGAGACTACGTCCGCGAGGCCGTCGAGAGCCTCACCCACCACGGCTTCGACCGCATCGTCATCGTCAACGGCCACGGCGGCAACGTCGATGCGCTGCGGGAAGTCGGCGCGACGGTCACACGGACCGGCGACGCCTTCGCCGTCCCCTTTACGTGGTTCGAGGCCGTCGGCGACCACTCAGCCGACATGGGCCACGGTGGCCCACTCGAGACCGCGTTGCTTCGCCACTGCGAGCCCGGTCTCGTCCGGGAAGATCGGATCGACGAGGCGAGCACTGGCGGTGCTGAGCGCTGGGGGGAGTGGGTGAGCTACGCGAATCTGGCCTACGATTCGGCCGAGTTCACCGACAACGGCGTCGTCGGCGACCCGGGCGCAGGCGACGAAACACGAGGCGAAGAACTGCTCGAGTTAGCGGCGGATTCGCTGGCCCGCCTGCTCGAGGCCGTTGCGGAGCGAGACGTTTCGCGACCCGATCGGCGGTAG
- a CDS encoding DUF5790 family protein, which produces MSQATFGDDEELFGEAANEMREDVESSLEAGWSALPAADDVWETDADNVLGVLNGLNSELNAGDAEAHLRDAKKWFTMGQRADAFEDADDLEDEIADLEAAIADISAASEQVGELTSTIPALRGTLQDVGEAAADEADDEEADAHADDADDDEAEE; this is translated from the coding sequence ATGAGCCAAGCGACATTCGGCGACGACGAGGAACTGTTCGGCGAAGCGGCCAACGAGATGCGCGAGGACGTCGAGTCGTCCCTTGAGGCGGGTTGGAGTGCGCTCCCTGCTGCCGACGACGTCTGGGAGACCGATGCCGATAACGTGTTGGGCGTTTTGAACGGCCTCAACTCCGAACTGAACGCCGGCGACGCCGAAGCCCACCTCCGGGACGCCAAGAAGTGGTTCACGATGGGCCAGCGCGCGGATGCGTTCGAAGATGCCGACGACCTCGAAGACGAGATCGCCGATCTCGAGGCAGCGATTGCGGACATCTCCGCGGCAAGCGAACAGGTCGGCGAGCTCACGTCGACGATTCCGGCGCTTCGCGGGACGCTGCAGGACGTCGGCGAGGCAGCCGCTGACGAGGCAGACGACGAGGAAGCTGATGCGCATGCCGACGACGCTGACGACGACGAGGCTGAAGAGTAG
- a CDS encoding dihydroneopterin aldolase family protein: protein MSTDTTPSDAEAACFEAGIKFGTLYHQFAGTPLSPSSASSLETAMEEAIENQPHCTDVTVAVQTDALEAELAESTADYTELTGRFLEVEIVVDYEGHEVLTRMEMEDGYPLMRLESVRGR from the coding sequence ATGTCGACCGACACGACCCCGTCAGACGCCGAAGCTGCCTGCTTCGAGGCCGGTATCAAGTTCGGTACGCTCTATCACCAATTCGCCGGCACGCCGCTCTCACCGTCGAGTGCGTCCAGTCTCGAGACGGCGATGGAGGAGGCGATCGAAAACCAACCCCACTGTACCGACGTGACCGTCGCCGTCCAAACTGACGCGCTCGAGGCCGAGTTGGCCGAGTCGACGGCCGACTACACCGAACTGACGGGCCGGTTTCTCGAGGTCGAGATCGTCGTCGACTACGAGGGCCATGAAGTCCTGACGCGCATGGAGATGGAAGACGGCTACCCACTGATGCGACTCGAGTCGGTTCGAGGCCGGTGA